One genomic window of Mycosarcoma maydis chromosome 20, whole genome shotgun sequence includes the following:
- a CDS encoding uncharacterized protein (related to cell surface ferroxidase) — protein MVTRTSQPHTSREKTASQSSSKSLASVEDGSQRSNLRAVHVPPTRRRSIAVIAAILALVCVTALALGLGLGLGLKHKHKSQSNVDSSTSNLVPGATASDLPFISREHLADPSQLTLDPTWNRFAPPQDRVYNWTLTQVLSNPAGVTKQMRLVNNLYPGPKIEANIGDRIIVHVENKMPVPTSIHWHGQYQRGSNEMDGSAGITECGIAPGTSFTYNWTVQQSGTYWWHSHYAPTYADGIFGPLILHGEDEKFRIINPDNATTTIPSNGTTVRANYDQDLIFVVNDAYQADSFSVAAFARSKSGPPGGDQGDEPVPDYGLINGLGFSNCALAPNGTSCISDDLTRKTAYNFTVPARKRVRMRFINAGSLASFRISIDGHSMTLIEADSTEVEPIVVQCFNIMVAQRYSVIVETDQPVGAYAVRAEVLDDMFAYDNPFLVMDQYAIMRYEGVSASTPPTSNAGNSTLVNVTESLSTSQLVPITRIDAPASNMTTKLVVNFGLDAFSQWHAFFNQTTFTSEMAPQASLMKAYTFEATRHALNTNSSVGAYYNDPDEMIVTNSEVVVMDVIVNNLDEGEHPFHLHGFTPFLIGAGAGNFQGPSNFSDTRINPMRRDVFSVPPFSWIAFRFVADNPGIWPFHCHLMPHMAIGLLMQFQILPDQIPLLAITDPFYSQCSAVNNWVQQNQKLLTSTGDPNDM, from the coding sequence ATGGTGACCAGGACTTCCCAGCCACATACTTCAAGGGAAAAGACAGCCAGTCaatcgagcagcaagtCGCTTGCAAGCGTCGAGGACGGGTCGCAGAGATCGAACCTCAGAGCTGTCCATGTGCCACCGACTCGGAGACGCTCGATAGCGGTGATAGCTGCGATACTTGCGCTAGTTTGCGTCACTGCATTGGCTTTGGggcttggtcttggtctAGGGCTCAAACACAAGCATAAATCGCAGTCTAATGTAGACTCTTCGACTTCAAACCTGGTGCCAGGCGCCACAGCTTCCGACCTACCCTTTATTTCCAGGGAGCATCTCGCCGATCCTTCACAGCTCACACTCGATCCTACATGGAACCGCTTCGCACCACCGCAGGACCGAGTCTACAACTGGACACTCACCCAGGTGCTTTCCAATCCAGCAGGAGTTACAAAGCAAATGCGATTGGTAAACAACCTGTATCCTGGCCCGAAGATCGAGGCTAACATCGGAGATCGCATCATCGTTCATGTCGAAAACAAAATGCCCGTGCCAACGTCGATTCACTGGCACGGCCAGTATCAGCGAGGATCTAACGAGATGGACGGCTCAGCCGGTATTACTGAGTGTGGCATCGCGCCTGGAACTTCATTCACCTACAATTGGACAGTCCAGCAGTCTGGCACGTATTGGTGGCACTCCCATTACGCTCCGACCTACGCGGATGGCATTTTTGGACCTTTGATCCTCCATGGAGAGGATGAAAAGTTCAGAATAATCAACCCAGACAATGCGACCACCACGATCCCATCCAATGGTACCACTGTTAGGGCCAACTACGACCAAGACCTCATTTTTGTGGTCAATGATGCTTATCAGGCGGATTCTTTCAGCGTCGCTGCTTTTGCTAGGTCCAAGTCTGGGCCACCGGGCGGAGACCAGGGCGACGAGCCGGTCCCGGACTACGGATTGATCAATGGCCTCGGCTTCTCAAACTGCGCGCTTGCTCCCAATGGTACCAGCTGCATTTCTGACGATCTCACACGAAAGACAGCATACAACTTCACTGTTCCAGCTCGCAAGCGTGTGCGAATGCGATTCATCAACGCCGGCTCGCTTGCCAGCTTCCGAATATCAATTGATGGCCATAGCATGACGCTTATCGAGGCGGATAGCACCGAGGTCGAACCAATTGTTGTGCAGTGCTTCAACATCATGGTAGCGCAGAGATACTCGGTGATAGTCGAGACTGATCAACCCGTGGGCGCCTATGCGGTACGTGCAGAGGTACTTGACGACATGTTTGCTTATGACAACCCTTTCCTAGTCATGGATCAGTATGCCATCATGCGCTACGAGGGTGTCAGCGCTTCAACTCCACCGACCTCGAACGCTGGCAACTCTACGCTCGTCAACGTAACCGAGTCTTTGAGCACATCGCAGCTGGTTCCCATCACTCGGATCGATGCTCCTGCGTCTAACATGACGACTAAGCTGGTGGTCAACTTTGGACTGGATGCATTCAGTCAATGGCATGCCTTTTTCAACCAGACCACCTTCACATCGGAAATGGCGCCTCAAGCATCGTTGATGAAAGCCTACACTTTTGAAGCGACCCGACACGCCTTGAATACCAACTCGAGCGTGGGGGCGTACTACAATGACCCAGACGAGATGATTGTCACCAACAGCGAGGTGGTCGTTATGGATGTTATTGTCAACAACCTCGATGAGGGCGAACATCCGTTCCACCTTCATGGGTTCACTCCTTTCTTGATCGgagcaggcgcaggcaACTTCCAGGGTCCTTCCAACTTTTCAGATACAAGAATCAATCCAATGCGTCGAGATGTCTTTTCGGTGCCGCCGTTCAGCTGGATCGCCTTCCGGTTTGTCGCGGACAATCCCGGCATCTGGCCATTCCACTGCCATCTCATGCCTCACATGGCCATCGGTCTCTTGATGCAGTTTCAGATTCTGCCAGATCAGATCCCTTTGCTTGCGATCACCGATCCATTTTATT
- a CDS encoding Cys(2)His(2) zinc finger transcriptional activator: protein MPAFRSHDPARKFHCDVLGCSASFVKRAHLRRHEMTHTQRRDFTCPGCNRAFSRNDSMARHLRRKHPHLYRSPEAPSASSTTPAERLYTGAAPGAAASSNFVSTSSYSMLALRSPFESAFNSNNSAYQRRAHDPRTLPDPLARTASFPDIYSRDGATHSPKGISSAHWRDSSRAPDAAFLPGAAPPEDGMRPYQNRTSYSIKEEPSCQPSYSTPSLFSNTSEPMDRVGPTRRASHDQSTSMYRSNWMQASDFDHGASQAPLPSQFPWERQDGQTNYVHPSSHAGWSGAVGAMGLASFPPSDHGRRGYIDPSFASSATPSGLPSFGELPHLADFPTQTEMLQSEFFVGAMPSRHGDECWASLDPSMLTAQGAERVRVESATEHGQNCSHACPIPAGSGASPCERSTMAADTCFPVDFRNLSENAAPVAPPNAEQVERIMADLGIDLGSSQSSAIDPSRTFSSQSCFAQQPETSMAAAPLIPSQTAVSAAWAGDRFAPSASSYHQHSFSQAQSSQSSAYLPSLTASQSEALGPNATSRRRSMERSWSSASMTFDNNSQTHVHRSGTQSYAGESHDTLIQPVEDSNVKGEAQETVGMSLYSDPNFNKPHESSPSQRAARVEEGEEKSARNGDSLHQATPLPNVPRPTASDSKDVAMNSPTDNGRHPDIAATIASDNAATSTRSAGQDHVSFADAVDKSQAEVDKGLAPSNHQQQHASASTSASASVSTSAVSGDQLQLVVDRFRAFAQLCQNHLHPSVEMLESLTPLIPKVIRTAAPIYHPFMLGQQKAHSSEEAFALLSLASLQSTIPNVAEEGHRLICFLFGLVVLSCRHTLHLGAKLQCFLNCFLLVGMYGMRQHTPDLWHKFEQNRESILLDVLKVETRSSTFDVALDRIDTDSLDQLDEQELSELWSLWYEHESRKRTLLLCAILDSQSSCYFSPFEIDLSARLEGPRCQFVFAHVHEPCPDSVFFAWPPKVWKSRLATSTSLPSSKGAKVAFSDGKPVSIAACLAEQLLRPHVANQPATVAPPRFRSSFDFGASRSSTQASKPSRSHADNAERTFSAVTGAFVEVTEPSSSSARSSRRPSHADVQDAESETPTATSEVRIVPQLYMSALLEAVHGAWMVDSGWYQTPAWGTGALPEQLEIDADHFDIQSASLIDLPGWRIGRTLHATRVAHALMNWSEMFSGSKNGCHTNSDEAAAGLGLKVTDDAQQLTIRWQTIFLGLCAPLQSLCFYLATSKRSSAIDQERHEKIALLLQVWAESPYCRRALVHAGTILTLLCAARTKCKKERLAPASSHAVYMSLVVLVCTIKLLDEKRSSPQSTNSIGEHVCEELIPAKQAWPHLVLTVDHDNQAKVGDAKESRNDTGTPTPTPTPTRSQDWLRVQFWHRKFQYLGLAGIFREHEVQEGFEVLADWRASVSVGAGPSAATALRRASHLPPRWSSFAGEGRLSDARRAIFDRHMAGGDVRQASHAQLFAPQQNTERDLQRRHHRNSQSKDGATNASSETRRWILQGDTRHATFCGLALWRADVLCQTENGVRREGGETRAVLKQLDRQHLRTLVESVRDDNPAWCFAQEYSELVLKALQDASTAETQATRASPSADDHNHHNHECVV, encoded by the exons ATGCCTGCTTTTCGCAGCCATGATCCGGCTCGTAAATTTCATTGCGACGTGCTAGGATGCTCAGCCTCCTTCGTCAAGCGAGCGCACTTGCGCAGACACGAGATGACGCATACCCAGAGGCGCGACTTTACCTGTCCCGGATGCAATCGCGCATTTTCACGCAACGACAGCATGGCGCGCCATCTGCGTCGAAAGCATCCCCATCTCTACCGCTCACCCGAGGCTCCCTCTGCTTCCTCGACAACACCCGCTGAGCGCCTCTATACTGGCGCTGCGCCTGGCGCCGCCGCCTCGTCGAATTTTGTCTCTACAAGCAGCTACAGCATGTTGGCGCTCCGATCACCGTTTGAAAGCGCCTTCAACAGTAACAACAGCGCATACCAGCGTAGAGCACATGACCCACGCACCCTACCCGATCCGCTCGCACGAACCGCCTCGTTTCCCGACATCTACAGCCGCGATGGCGCGACTCACTCACCCAAGGGCATCTCCTCAGCCCATTGGCGTGACAGCTCCCGCGCGCCAGATGCCGCCTTCCTGCCCGGCGCGGCTCCACCT GAGGATGGTATGCGCCCTTATCAGAACAGGACGAGTTACTCGATCAAAGAAGAACCGAGTTGCCAGCCTTCGTACAGCACACCGTCGCTCTTTTCCAACACCTCTGAGCCAATGGATCGTGTTGGTCCAACGCGAAGGGCATCTCACGACCAGAGCACCTCCATGTATAGGTCCAACTGGATGCAAGCGTCCGACTTTGACCACGGAGCCAGCCAAGCTCCGCTTCCGTCGCAGTTCCCCTGGGAACGCCAAGATGGCCAGACGAACTATGTTCATCCTAGTAGTCACGCGGGATGGTCGGGTGCAGTAGGAGCCATGGGCCTCGCATCATTTCCACCATCGGACCACGGTCGACGTGGCTATATCGACCCGAGTTTTGCCTCCTCCGCTACACCGTCTGGGCTTCCCTCATTTGGTGAGCTGCCTCATTTGGCAGACTTTCCGACGCAGACGGAGATGCTCCAGTCTGAATTCTTCGTGGGCGCGATGCCTTCGAGACACGGTGACGAGTGCTGGGCCAGTCTCGATCCGTCCATGCTCACAGCGCAGGGTGCCGAGCGCGTGCGCGTCGAATCGGCCACCGAGCACGGCCAAAATTGTTCTCATGCTTGTCCTATACCTGCTGGCTCCGGCGCATCTCCTTGCGAACGCTCGACCATGGCGGCCGATACCTGCTTTCCCGTCGACTTTCGCAATCTTAGCGAGAACGCTGCTCCTGTCGCCCCGCCCAATGCAGAACAAGTCGAACGAATCATGGccgatctcggcatcgacctAGGCTCCAGTCAATCATCAGCCATCGACCCATCGCGCACTTTTTCTTCGCAATCATGCttcgcgcagcagccagagaCCAGTATGGCTGCGGCGCCTCTGATACCTTCACAAACCGCAGTGTCGGCTGCATGGGCCGGTGATCGGTTTGCAccatccgcctcgtcgtATCACCAACACTCATTCTCTCAAGCCCAATCGTCGCAGAGCTCTGCCTACCTGCCATCGCTGACCGCATCTCAAAGCGAAGCGCTTGGTCCGAACGCAACTTCTCGTCGAAGGTCGATGGAGCGTTCTTGGAGCTCGGCATCAATGACGTTTGACAACAATTCGCAAACTCACGTCCATCGAAGTGGTACCCAAAGCTATGCTGGCGAGTCGCATGACACCCTTATACAACCAGTCGAGGATTCCAACGTCAAGGGCGAAGCGCAAGAGACTGTTGGCATGTCCTTATACTCAGACCCAAATTTCAACAAGCCTCATGAATCGTCCCCTTCGCAGAGGGCTGCCAGGGTCGAAGAAGGCGAAGAGAAGTCTGCTCGCAACGGAGACAGCCTGCACCAAGCTACTCCGTTGCCAAATGTCCCACGTCCAACAGCCTCTGACTCGAAAGACGTGGCCATGAATTCACCAACGGATAATGGTAGACATCCAGACATTGCCGCTACCATTGCATCCGACAACGCTGCGACTTCGACAAGATCCGCAGGTCAAGATCATGTCTCGTTCGCAGACGCAGTCGACAAGAGTCAGGCCGAGGTCGACAAGGGTCTTGCGCCCTCGAatcatcaacaacaacatgcttccgcttccacttccgcttccgcctccGTCTCAACGTCAGCGGTGAGTGGCGATCAATTGCAGTTGGTCGTGGATCGTTTTCGTGCGTTCGCTCAGCTGTGCCAAAACCACCTGCATCCAtcggtcgagatgctcgagtcTTTAACACCGCTGATCCCCAAGGTGATTCGTACAGCTGCTCCGATTTATCATCCATTCATGCTCGGACAACAAAAAGCTCACAGCTCGGAAGAGGCATTTGCGCTCCTGTCTCTGGCATCGCTGCAAAGCACCATTCCCAACGTTGCCGAGGAAGGGCACCGATTGATCTGTTTCCTGTTCGGCTTGGTGGTATTGTCGTGTAGACACACTCTTCATCTTGGCGCCAAGTTGCAGTGCTTCTTGAActgctttcttcttgtcggCATGTATGGCATGCGTCAGCACACACCTGATCTCTGGCACAAATTCGAGCAAAATCGCGAGTCGATTCTCTTGGACGTGCTCAAGGTGGAGacgcgctcgtcgacattTGATGTCGCCTTGGATCGGATCGATACAGACAGTCTGGATCAGCTCGATGAACAAGAGCTGTCTGAGCTGTGGTCGCTTTGGTATGAGCACGAGAGCCGCAAGAGGACGCTTCTTCTGTGTGCGATTTTAGACTCGCAGTCTTCGTGTTACTTTTCGCCTTTCGAAATCGACCTCTCGGCTCGGCTCGAGGGACCACGCTGTCAATTCGTGTTTGCACACGTCCACGAGCCGTGTCCAGACTCGGTGTTTTTCGCCTGGCCGCCGAAAGTGTGGAAGAGTCGACTGGCCACCAGCACCTCTCTGCCTTCCTCGAAGGGTGCCAAGGTCGCTTTTTCGGATGGCAAGCCTGTTTCAATCGCAGCCTGTCTTGCAGAGCAGTTGCTCAGACCACATGTGGCGAACCAGCCCGCAACTGTTGCTCCACCGCGCTTTCGCAGCTCCTTCGATTTTGGTGccagcaggagcagcacTCAGGCTTCGAAGCCTTCGCGTTCGCATGCTGATAATGCGGAACGTACATTTAGTGCAGTGACAGGCGCTTTTGTCGAGGTCACAGAGccgtcaagctcgtcagcgCGCTCTAGCCGGCGTCCATCGCATGCCGATGTACAGGATgcagagagcgagacgcCCACGGCGACGTCCGAGGTTCGGATCGTACCGCAATTGTACATGTCGGCGCTGTTGGAGGCTGTGCACGGAGCATGGATGGTGGACAGCGGCTGGTATCAGACGCCAGCATGGGGCACAGGCGCTCTACCCGAACAGCTCGAAATCGACGCGGACCACTTTGACATTCAGAGCGCAAGCTTGATCGACCTTCCTGGTTGGCGGATCGGGCGCACTTTGCACGCCACGCGAGTAGCGCACGCTCTGATGAACTGGTCCGAGATGTTCAGCGGCTCGAAAAATGGCTGTCACACAAACAGTGACGAGGCTGCCGCAGGACTCGGTCTCAAAGTCACCGACGACGCGCAGCAGTTGACGATTCGATGGCAGACTATCTTTTTGGGACTATGTGCTCCGCTGCAGTCGCTTTGCTTCTACTTGGCTACGAGCAAACGTAGTTCTGCAATCGATCAGGAGCGGCATGAAAAGattgcgctgctgctacagGTTTGGGCCGAATCTCCATACTGTCGGAGGGCGCTTGTGCATGCAGGCACGATCTTGACGCTACTTTGCGCCGCGAGGACAAAGTGCAAAAAGGAGAGGCTGGCGCCTGCTTCGTCGCATGCGGTGTACATGTCTTTGGTGGTGCTAGTATGTACGATCAAACTCCTTGACGAAAAGCGGTCATCACCGCAATCTACCAATTCGATCGGCGAGCACGTATGCGAAGAGCTGATCCCAGCCAAGCAGGCGTGGCCCCATCTGGTCTTGACCGTAGACCATGACAATCAAGCGAAGGTGGGCGACGCCAAAGAGAGCCGGAACGACACTGGtacgccgacgccgacgccgacgccaacgCGCAGCCAAGATTGGCTACGCGTGCAATTCTGGCATCGCAAGTTTCAGTATCTCGGGCTTGCAGGTATCTTTCGCGAACACGAAGTGCAAGAAGGATTCGAGGTGCTTGCAGATTGGCGCGCTTCGGTATCGGTAGGTGCTGGGCCCAGTGCCGCGACGGCTCTGCGTCGAGCTTCACACTTGCCaccgagatggtcgagCTTCGCTGGGGAAGGACGATTGTCCGATGCCAGACGCGCCATCTTTGATCGCCACATGGCAGGTGGAGATGTTCGACAAGCGTCGCATGCGCAGTTATTTGCTCCACAGCAAAATACAGAGCGCGATCTACAACGACGTCACCATCGGAACAGTCAGAGTAAGGATGGCGCTACGAACGCTTCCTCCGAGACGCGCCGCTGGATCTTGCAAGGCGATACGCGTCATGCGACCTTCTGCGGGCTGGCGCTCTGGCGTGCTGACGTGCTGTGCCAGACAGAGAACGGTGTGCGCAGAGAAGGCGGCGAAACTCGCGCTGTACTCAAACAGCTCGACCGCCAACATTTACGCACGCTTGTAGAGTCGGTGCGTGACGACAATCCGGCTTGGTGCTTCGCTCAAGAATACAGCGAGCTTGTGTTAAAGGCACTGCAAGATGCATCGACGGCCGAAACACAAGCCactcgagcttctccctcTGCCGACGATCACAATCATCACAATCATGAGTGTGTTGTCTAG
- a CDS encoding uncharacterized protein (related to acid phosphatase): protein MKVVVAAVSAALLCVSASAGPIEKRAHLGLTFVPPSTSPLSQSQNYVGHNNASLPKREVVPGKAFDRIIQIWLENTDFEAAISTPALQALLPDGVLFDNYYAVTHPSEPNYIASVAGDFFGLGDDTFNHIPLNITTAFDLLDDGGKNGKPISYACYQENMPYDGFTGFNYSSKNYVTPGAPDYTYYVRKHNPCAIMDYISSNQSRAIYNRNFNDLAADIGNDVMPQWNFITPNMVNDGHDTTAAFFSNWTSYFLTPMLKEPKFNNNRTLVLLTFDENDSYSAANRIFTIALGGAVPSSLKNTTDHTYMTHYSALSSIEANWNLKSLGRGDTNKTMANVFPFWAELFGYQNTQVDDADIPMTNLTGIYAGPLSGTANTLFYAPVDVKVIGAGGQPVLVKSGLNVSQTLATLVQTNLTALNQKPVWETDPGYKNTNVSTGSGSGSQSGTSTAKPNAGVKPLLATSGVLAAAVFASVATLV from the exons ATGAAGgttgtcgtcgctgctgtctcCGCCGCTCTCTTGTGCGTCAGTGCCTCCGCTGGTCCGATCGAGAAGCGTGCTCACCTCGGCCTCACCTTCGTTCCTCCTTCTACTTCGCCTCTGAGCCAGTCACAAAATTACGTCGGACACAACAATGCTTCGCTGCCCAAGCGCGAGGTTGTGCCTGGTAAAGCATTCGACCGTATCATCCAGATCTGGCTGGAAAACACTGACTTCGAGGCTGCCATCTCGACGCCGGCCTTGCAAGCTCTCCTCCCCGATGGCGTTCTCTTCGACAACTACTACGCTGTTACGCATCCCTCGGAGCCCAACTACATTGCTTCGGTAGCTGGTGACTTTTTTGGCCTTGGCGATGATACATTCAACCATATCCCCTTGAACATCACCACTGCTTTCGACCTCCTTGATGACGGTGGCAAGAACGGCAAGCCTATTTCGTACGCGTGCTACCAGGAGAACATGCCTTATGACGGATTTACGGGCTTTAACTACTCCTCTAAGAACTATGTTACTCCAGGAGCGCCTGACTACACATACTACGTTCGAAAACACAATCCGTGTGCGATCATGGACTACATCAGCTCAAACCAGTCGCGTGCGATTTACAACCGCAACTTCAACGACCTTGCTGCCGACATTGGCAACGATGTCATGCCTCAATGG AACTTCATCACCCCAAACATGGTTAATGATGGCCATGATACGACAgccgccttcttctccaaCTGGACTAGCTATTTCCTTACCCCGATGCTTAAGGAGCCCAAGTTCAACAACAACCGTACGCTTGTTCTGCTCACGTTCGATGAGAACGATAGCTACTCGGCTGCCAACCGCAtcttcacgattgctcTCGGAGGAGCGGTTCCTTCGAGCCTCAAGAACACTACAGACCACACCTACATGACGCATTACTCGGCTCTGTCGTCCATCGAGGCCAATTGGAATCTGAAATCGCTCGGTCGTGGCGACACGAACAAAACCATGGCCAACGTCTTCCCCTTTTGGGCCGAGCTGTTTGGCTACCAGAATACTCAGGTGGATGATGCCGATATACCCATGACGAACCTGACGGGGATCTATGCAGGCCCGTTGAGTGGCACTGCGAACACGTTGTTCTATGCACCTGTAGATGTCAAGGTGATTGGTGCCGGTGGTCAGCCTGTACTGGTCAAGAGTGGTCTCAACGTTTCTCAGACACTTGCTACGCTCGTCCAGACCAACTTGACGGCCTTGAACCAGAAGCCTGTCTGGGAGACTGATCCTGGCTACAAAAACACCAACGTCTCTACTGGTTCTGGGTCCGGTTCGCAATCCGGCACTTCGACTGCTAAGCCGAACGCTGGTGTGAAACCTCTGTTGGCCACAAGTGGcgtcttggctgctgccgtcttTGCCAGTGTCGCGACGCTcgtgtga
- a CDS encoding putative translation elongation factor G produces MVAIPRVAAARSLARQLARQSLRTTSFASAPVRIAIASTPLARSPSSFRSLSSSTRRSAAAAAAAAAAKATPAHDDSHTPMAVLTEADLGRLVRQRNVGISAHIDSGKTTLTERVLFYTGRIKDIHEVRGRDAVGAKMDHMELEREKGITIQSAATYCSWKATPPTEKASVSGDAANVESKELMEKKQDFHINIIDTPGHVDFTIEVERALRVLDGAVLVLCAVSGVQSQTITVDRQMRRYSVPRISFINKMDRAGANPWRVIGQIRNKLKMPAAAVQIPIGAEDDFNGVIDLIRWKAVYNEGHKGIDIRETDEIPAEYLELAKQKRAELIEQLAEVDDEMTEMFIEEREPTIEELAAAIRRTTIRCQFSPVFLGSAIKNKGVQAMLDGVCSYLPNPAEVPATAMDMSSAATKKAAEEAAQAAGEDQEAAAEARKNAAPPVLPLSPASEAPLVGLAFKLEEGKYGQLTYMRVYQGTLKRGNLIFNARTGKKVKVPRLVRMHSNDMEDVDEIGAGEICAMFGVECSSGDTFTDGTTQLSMTSMFVPEPVISLAITPEGKESQNFSRALNRFQKEDPTFRVHVDKESNETIISGMGELHLEIYVERMRREYNVPCTTGKPRVAFRETIEKKATFAYTHKKQTGGAGQFGRVMGYIEPMEVDPETGVDTAFDNRVVGGSIPNGYISACEKGFYDALEKGALSGHAVTGVRFVLEDGAAHSVDSSELAFRLATAGAFREAYQKANPVILEPKMTVEVVAPIEFQGAVIGALNQRKGTISDTEVREDEFTLTAEVSLNDMFGYSSQLRGLTQGKGEFSMEYKCHTPVMMNIQKEMHEAYRKKQTEKK; encoded by the coding sequence ATGGTCGCCATTCCGCGagtggctgctgctcgttcGCTAGCTCGCCAGCTGGCCAGGCAAAGTCTGAGAACAACAAGCTTCGCATCTGCTCCGGTccgcatcgccatcgcctctACACCGCTCGCGCGCTCGCCGAGTTCGTTCCGCAGTCTGAGCAGTTCCACCCGCaggagcgcagcagcagcagccgctgccgctgccgccaagGCCACCCCAGCACACGATGACTCGCATACACCTATGGCCGTACTTACCGAGGCCGACCTTGGTCGTCTTGTGCGCCAGCGTAACGTCGGTATCTCTGCGCACATCGACAGCGGCAAGACCACATTGACAGAACGAGTGCTCTTCTACACGGGCAGAATCAAGGACATCCACGAGGTCCGAGGAAGAGATGCTGTTGGAGCCAAGATGGATCACATGGAGCTCGAACGTGAAAAGGGTATCACTATTCAGAGTGCTGCCACCTACTGCAGCTGGAAAGCTACTCCGCCCACAGAAAAGGCGAGCGTCAgcggcgatgctgccaacgtCGAAAGCAAGGAACTCATGGAAAAGAAACAAGATTTCCacatcaacatcatcgacaCACCTGGTCACGTTGACTTTACCATCGAGGTAGAACGTGCGCTGCGAGTGCTCGACGGTgccgtcctcgtcctttGTGCCGTATCGGGAGTGCAGTCGCAGACCATCACGGTCGACAGGCAGATGCGACGATACTCGGTGCCCCGTATCAGCTTCATCAACAAGATGGATCGTGCCGGTGCTAATCCGTGGCGCGTTATCGGTCAGATCCGTAACAAACTCAAGATGCCAGCAGCCGCCGTTCAGATTCCGATTGGTGCAGAAGACGACTTTAACGGTGTCATTGATCTGATCCGCTGGAAGGCCGTCTACAACGAGGGCCACAAGGGTATCGACATTCGCGAGACCGACGAGATCCCCGCCGAGTAcctcgagctggccaagcagaagcgcgccGAGCTTattgagcagctcgcagaggtcgacgacgagatgacCGAGATGTTCATCGAGGAGCGCGAACCTACGATCGAGGAGCTTGCCGCCGCCATTCGCCGTACCACGATCCGATGCCAGTTCTCACCCGTCTTTCTCGGTTCGGccatcaagaacaagggTGTTCAGGCCATGCTTGACGGCGTCTGCTCGTACCTGCCCAACCCTGCCGAGGTGCCTGCCACGGCTATGGACATGAGCAGTGCTGCCACTAAGAAGGCGGCGGAGGAGGCAGCCCAGGCTGCAGGAGAggaccaagaagcagcagcagaggcgcGCAAGAATGCGGCTCCACCCGTTCTACCGCTCTCTCCGGCTTCGGAAGCACCGCTCGTGGGTCTCGCATTCAAGCTGGAAGAAGGCAAGTACGGTCAGCTGACGTACATGCGCGTCTATCAAGGAACGCTCAAGCGCGGCAACCTGATTTTCAACGCGCGTACCGGTAAAAAGGTCAAGGTGCCTCGACTGGTACGAATGCACTCGAACGACATGgaggatgtcgacgagattGGCGCTGGAGAGATTTGCGCCATGTTTGGTGTCGAGTGCTCTTCCGGTGATACCTTTACCGACGGCACTACGCAGCTGAGTATGACGAGCATGTTTGTTCCGGAACCcgtcatctcgctcgctaTCACTCCTGAGGGTAAGGAGTCGCAGAACTTCTCGCGTGCTCTCAACCGTTTCCAAAAGGAGGACCCCACGTTCCGCGTTCACGTTGACAAGGAATCCAACGAGACCATTATCTCGGGCATGGGTGAGCTTCATTTGGAAATCTATGTGGAGCGTATGCGTCGAGAGTACAACGTTCCCTGCACTACGGGTAAGCCGCGCGTAGCTTTCCGCGAGACGAtcgagaagaaggcgacgTTTGCCTACACGCACAAGAAACAGACGGGTGGTGCAGGTCAATTTGGTCGTGTCATGGGCTACATTGAACCTATGGAGGTGGATCCAGAGACTGGCGTTGATACGGCGTTTGATAATCGCGTTGTCGGTGGCTCGATTCCCAACGGCTACATTAGCGCTTGTGAAAAGGGATTCTACGATGCGCTCGAAAAGGGTGCTCTCTCGGGTCACGCCGTGACTGGTGTTCGCTTCGTGCTCGAGGACGGTGCAGCGCACAGCGTCGATTCGTCCGAACTGGCGTTCCGACTGGCGACGGCGGGCGCCTTCCGCGAAGCGTACCAGAAAGCGAACCCGGTGATTCTGGAACCCAAGATGACGGTCGAAGTGGTGGCACCCATCGAATTTCAGGGTGCCGTGATTGGCGCACTAAACCAGCGCAAGGGTACAATTTCGGACACCGAAGTTCGCGAGGACGAGTTCACATTGACCGCCGAGGTGTCGCTCAACGACATGTTCGGCTATAGCTCGCAGCTGCGTGGTCTGACGCAAGGTAAAGGTGAATTCTCGATGGAGTACAAGTGTCACACGCCCGTCATGATGAACATTCAAAAAGAGATGCACGAGGCTTATCGCAAGAAGCAGACCGAGAAGAAGTGA